TCTCGATTACACTTCACGATGCATGTTGCGGTATCCTCGATCGCGTATACAGGGCAACTTATCGGCATCCATTCTTTTAAATCAGCGGCAAGAGAATCTTCACTTCCATCAATAATAAAGGCGATATGCCTTCTTTTTTCCCGTTTCTGTCCTGAATAATCTTTCAATGGTATTTTGCAGTTTCTCTTTTTCTAAACCCGGAAACTCGTCGGGAATATTAACCAGCCAGTCGGCATCCCAGATGATTCTGAATTCCGGGGTATCGATTCCTCTTACGCTGTGATGATTCCCGATGATGGTGCAGACACGATCTATAACAGACCTGTCGATCCCGAGATTCGCCATTATTTTCTTGGCGATAGGGGGTCCTTCAATCTCCTGGTAATGCCCGGCGGCCGAACCGTACTTGCGTTCCGCGTCATGAATGCCTATGTCATGAAGCAGGGCGGCGGCATAAACGACATCCTTATCACCGCTTTCTTTTTCCAGGAGTTCCTGTGCATACCTGAAAACCGAAAGTGCATGGTCGATCCGTTTCCGGTCGTCGCCGAATTCGTTCTTGACTGCCTCAATAATGCCCTGAATGGTAGGAGGGGAATCTGTTCTGCTTTCATGTGTTCCGCTGCTGTGAGTCACAGAAGTTGTTCTCCGGTGGAAATATCGGCTTCATTTTTTCTGTTCGGTGAATTCCCGCCAGTATTTTATTGCCCGATCCGCGAGCGATGGATTTTTCTCGTGCAACAGGCCCAACGATCTCACATCGATGAGATTTCCCGGATCGGTGTTCTCAAGAAAAAGCTTCATGAGAATGTCTTTCACCTTATCGTCTTGGGGTAAAATCATAGCCATGAGACGCTCGATGTCCTCTTGTCTCCGATGTTCCAGATCACGCTTCTCGGTCACCTGGGTATAGAGTATTGGTCCAAGGCATTCTTCCGCATGTTTGCACCATTCCGCGCATGAGAAGTTTGCTTTGGGATTCAGAACCTCACGGTGGCATTGGGGGCAGCTCCGCTTAAGATCGATTTTGAAAAATTCTATCAAATAACCACAGTGAGGGCACGGTTTTTCGTGAACATCCTCGGGACGCCAGAACATGGTGCTCTGACCAGGACATTGCTCATTTCCAATTGCCATGAAATGACACCTCCTGTTCTTTCAGGCGCAAAATTATACAGTCGCCCATTCTTCTTGAAGTATTTCACCCTGGAGACTCACCACGATATATTTGATCGGTACTTTCCGATGTGACAGTTTCGCCGCTTCCCGTGCCAGATTCAACAGCCCCATACAGCAGGGAACCTGCATGATGAGAACGGTGAGGGTATTGATTTTTGCATCATCGATCAAGGATTTGATTTTATCGATGTATATGTCCTGCCCCTCATCAAGTTTGGGGCAGGCAATGGCAAGGGATTTACCCTTGAGGAAATCCTGGTGGAAATTCCCCAGAGCATACGCCACACAGTCTGCGGACAGCAGAACATCGGTCCCCTGATAGTATGGTGCGAGCGGCGATACGAGATGGAGCTGAATCGGCCATTGCCGTAACTGGGACTGTACCTTCGCCGCCTGTGTTTTTTCTTCTTCGCCGGTTGCTCTCATATCCAGCATCCGTGATCCCGGGCATCCTTCAAATTCTGTCATAATAAAACCTCCTTGTTTTGAAACTGTTTTTCAAGTGAACATATAAAATCCATAGAGTGCCGTGGTGCATCACCAAACTGCTCATCGACTTCGTTGAAAAGCGAGAACAGGGCGCCGACCTGTTTCAGGGAGAGATTTCTGTCCATCCAAGGATACAGGATTTCATCCTCCCGCTTGATATGTTCCCTAAGCAGTTCACCATAGGCTTCCAGATGGTCCTGTACGGACTTCCTGTCCCCGTTCTCCACACCGGCAATGATCTCCTGAACATGGTTGCGGGCTTGCTTGTGATCTTCTCGCATGGTAGCGATGATATCCAGATTCTCGTCAAAAAAGATAAAAAGTATCTCCTCTTCTTTGGCATGATGGTACCTGTCGGCATAGGATCGTATGAAATTGACGCAGTCGAGTATGAGCTTTTTCCCCTCCGTTGATGTAATATCCAGATTATCGATGATAGCGGGAAGCAGCGCCAGAAACCGCTTAATGACGATATGTTCGTCAACAAGC
This is a stretch of genomic DNA from Candidatus Latescibacter sp.. It encodes these proteins:
- a CDS encoding HD domain-containing protein; protein product: MTHSSGTHESRTDSPPTIQGIIEAVKNEFGDDRKRIDHALSVFRYAQELLEKESGDKDVVYAAALLHDIGIHDAERKYGSAAGHYQEIEGPPIAKKIMANLGIDRSVIDRVCTIIGNHHSVRGIDTPEFRIIWDADWLVNIPDEFPGLEKEKLQNTIERLFRTETGKKKAYRLYY
- a CDS encoding 4Fe-4S ferredoxin; amino-acid sequence: MTEFEGCPGSRMLDMRATGEEEKTQAAKVQSQLRQWPIQLHLVSPLAPYYQGTDVLLSADCVAYALGNFHQDFLKGKSLAIACPKLDEGQDIYIDKIKSLIDDAKINTLTVLIMQVPCCMGLLNLAREAAKLSHRKVPIKYIVVSLQGEILQEEWATV
- a CDS encoding hemerythrin domain-containing protein: MDKYLHKGIKEVMTEFPEIEHILNEFNIGCASCSVGSCLLKDIVEIHNLAPDEERLLMHAMGGVIYPGKDVVLPGIVGKPRTAVKAAYSPPMKKLVDEHIVIKRFLALLPAIIDNLDITSTEGKKLILDCVNFIRSYADRYHHAKEEEILFIFFDENLDIIATMREDHKQARNHVQEIIAGVENGDRKSVQDHLEAYGELLREHIKREDEILYPWMDRNLSLKQVGALFSLFNEVDEQFGDAPRHSMDFICSLEKQFQNKEVLL